One Mercenaria mercenaria strain notata chromosome 12, MADL_Memer_1, whole genome shotgun sequence DNA segment encodes these proteins:
- the LOC123533897 gene encoding lysine-specific demethylase 9-like — protein sequence MVVISSNVMYQCQAFYIGNGLPDPDKKGVEAIQSPLRERYRGNVSDMEGSPVKITIMPDVVDVQFTDGSAPEITLPISTLSMCAAVRCVESFTDTSNMKFIPVHSVISANEPDSEHPAIFSTSMRTRTGEPLLCYAFVCESARDALHLVNATQTAHTALRRGYSPTGALKFFNEQSSEFDRTIHVSGINSGGVSARSNSSRYVSQISTGRKSESRSINLQQEEDVFPFNPDDYNTESTTYVTSVNNASTKRVGSVSRVYNDANIVTNGTDTTYYVKAGDVTIPPPTPVQAQKTDTVFVRTNTLRAPPSPVHRNAETILVKSNVEHIKAPTPVPRQTIIVDKPIINPAPVAKIPPPKVIERPVYIDPPPPPKVQQQVIYVDKPVFKEMKWPAPPKPEVVERPVVIDPPPPPRQEPQKIVVDKPVLKEWPRQPTPPPPIIEENLVYIEPPKWPERAPQRIIVDKPIVKEPGPPPPAPAPIIEERAVYIDPPEFPEQQPHRIIVEKPCFNPPKPAPPPPAPIIEEKKVYIDPPAYPRQEPQRIVVEKPIIQDPGPPPLPPEPIIIEKPVHIEPPKYQQQEPQRIIVEKPIMRDPGPPPPPPKPIIIEKIVYIDPPPWPKVEPQRIVVEKPVFRPRPPPPTPKPIIIEKPVYIDQPVAPLPEPQKVVVEKPVLRTAYSMTEARRVPATYGYQQVQYRQPANVRSSYVVRSEPQRVEGLRRYAWSDAGEGRSRSRMEYNSDGGGYRIFGQPRDFRSKQFMNERSFGRRVSADLRHTVDRNSYRVNRMDDRRSSVSS from the coding sequence ATACCGTGGTAATGTGTCCGACATGGAAGGTTCTCCCGTCAAGATCACAATCATGCCGGATGTTGTTGATGTACAGTTCACGGACGGCAGCGCACCGGAGATTACTCTGCCCATTTCAACATTATCCATGTGTGCCGCGGTTCGCTGTGTGGAGAGCTTCACAGACACATCAAACATGAAGTTCATACCAGTTCATTCAGTCATCTCGGCAAATGAGCCGGACTCCGAACATCCAGCCATCTTTTCGACCTCCATGCGGACCAGAACCGGTGAACCATTACTTTGTTATGCATTTGTATGTGAATCAGCGCGTGACGCCTTGCACCTTGTGAACGCTACGCAAACTGCACACACTGCCCTGAGGCGAGGATACAGTCCAACAGGGGCCCTCAAGTTCTTCAATGAACAGTCATCTGAGTTCGACCGTACGATACATGTTTCTGGCATAAACTCGGGGGGAGTGAGTGCAAGATCAAACAGCAGTAGATATGTTTCACAGATCAGTACAGGGAGAAAGTCCGAGAGCCGATCAATAAACCTGCAACAGGAAGAGGACGTTTTCCCATTTAACCCGGACGACTATAACACGGAGTCTACAACATACGTCACCTCGGTTAACAACGCCTCCACAAAACGGGTTGGCAGCGTTTCTAGGGTTTATAATGACGCAAACATTGTCACAAACGGAACAGATACAACATACTACGTAAAGGCTGGAGATGTAACTATCCCACCACCAACACCAGTTCAAGCACAAAAAACAGACACGGTGTTTGTGAGAACAAACACTTTGCGCGCCCCGCCTTCGCCGGTACACCGTAACGCGGAGACGATCCTCGTGAAGTCAAACGTAGAGCATATTAAAGCCCCTACACCTGTTCCACGGCAGACGATCATTGTTGATAAACCAATCATCAACCCAGCCCCTGTGGCTAAGATTCCTCCGCCGAAGGTCATTGAGCGTCCTGTTTACATTGATCCACCTCCGCCGCCAAAGGTTCAACAACAGGTCATATACGTCGATAAACCGGTGTTTAAGGAAATGAAATGGCCAGCACCCCCAAAGCCGGAAGTAGTTGAAAGACCAGTTGTTATTGATCCTCCGCCGCCACCAAGACAAGAACCGCAGAAAATCGTTGTTGATAAACCAGTTTTGAAAGAATGGCCAAGGCAACCTACTCCTCCTCCGCCAATTATAGAAGAGAACTTAGTGTACATTGAGCCACCAAAATGGCCCGAGAGGGCGCCTCAGAGAATTATCGTGGATAAGCCAATTGTGAAAGAACCTGGCCCACCACCTCCTGCACCTGCTCCAATTATAGAGGAGAGAGCTGTTTACATTGATCCACCTGAATTCCCTGAACAACAGCCTCACAGAATTATTGTTGAAAAACCATGTTTCAACCCTCCAAAACCTGCCCCTCCACCTCCTGCGCCTATTATTGAAGAGAAAAAGGTCTATATAGATCCACCAGCATATCCGCGACAGGAGCCACAGAGGATTGTTGTGGAGAAACCAATTATACAGGACCCAGGCCCGCCACCACTTCCACCAGAACCTATCATCATCGAGAAACCCGTACATATTGAACCTCCGAAATACCAGCAACAAGAACCACAGCGCATCATCGTCGAGAAACCAATCATGAGGGACCCTGGTCCGCCCCCACCTCCTCCCAAACCAATCATCATTGAGAAAATAGTCTACATAGACCCTCCACCATGGCCAAAAGTTGAACCACAAAGGATTGTTGTAGAGAAGCCTGTGTTTAGGCCACGCCCACCACCACCTACGCCGAAACCAATCATCATTGAAAAGCCTGTCTATATCGACCAACCTGTGGCGCCACTCCCAGAACCACAAAAAGTTGTCGTGGAAAAACCAGTTTTACGGACTGCTTATAGTATGACCGAAGCCCGACGTGTGCCTGCTACATATGGGTATCAACAAGTCCAGTACAGACAGCCTGCAAATGTCCGGTCCTCGTACGTTGTCCGCTCGGAGCCGCAGCGAGTGGAGGGTCTTCGTAGGTACGCTTGGTCAGATGCGGGAGAAGGCCGGTCAAGATCACGAATGGAATACAACAGCGACGGGGGTGGTTACAGAATATTTGGGCAGCCACGTGACTTCCGGTCCAAACAGTTTATGAATGAGCGAAGCTTCGGACGGCGTGTGAGCGCTGACTTGAGACACACAGTTGATCGCAACTCCTACAGGGTGAACCGGATGGACGACCGCCGTAGTTCAGTGAGCAGTTAA